The genomic region GCTTCGGATAGCCCCGGCCTCTACGTCGGCTGCCCCATCTGGACCAACAAGGCTTGGCTGGGCTCCTATTTTCCGGCCGGCATCCGCGAGGCTGAGTACCTGCACCATTATGGCCGGCAGTTCAACAGCCTGGAGCTGAATACCACCCACTACCGCATCCCCGAGGCACCCACCGTGCGCAAGTGGCGCGACGCCGTGCCGCCGGGCTTCCGCTTCTGCCCCAAGCTGCCCCAGATCATCAGCCACGACCGGGCCTTATATAATGTCGACGACCTGACCACCACGTTCTGCCGGTCCATTGTGGAGCTGGAGGATCGGCTGGGCTGGTGCTTTCTGCAGCTGCCGCCCACCTTCGGCCCCGAGCACCTGAGCCGACTGGAGCGCTACTTGCTCGACTTCCCGGCCGAGGTGCCGCTGGCCGTGGAGCTGCGCCATCCCGCCTGGTTTGCCGATTCCGTGGCGTTTGCCGCCGTGGCGGCTATGCTGGAAGCGCTGGGCAAAACGCTGGTGATAAGCGACGTAGCCGGCCGCCGCGACGTGCTGCACATGCGCCTGACCACGCCCACCGCCTTCATCCGCTTCAACGGCCACGGCTTGGTTGCCTCCGACTACCAGCGCGCCGACGACTGGGCCGAGCGGATTGCGGGTTGGCTGCAGCAGGGCCTGCAGACCGTTTATTTCTTCGTGCACCAGAAGGATATCATGCACACGCCCCTCTGGACGCAGCACTTCCTGGGCCGCCTGCACACGCTCACGGGTTTGGGCGTCAATCCGCCGCGCATCATTCCGCAGGCAGTGCAAGGGAGTTTGTTCTAATCAGGTACATCACTCATCGGGCGGAAGGCGCTACCGAAACTCCGCTGTATTACGCTGCTTCATGAAGCATATTCCGCATCTGTTGCTGGCGTTGGCGCTGGCTTTTTCCAGTGAAGTGCAGGCCCAACTGCAGCCCGCCGAAACCCGCTGCCTGGTGCTGCCCCTGAGCCTGGCGGCGCGGGCCGCCGCCGTGCCACTGGTGGTAGAGGCGGAAGTGCTCAGCTCCCGGAGCTTCTGGGACGCCGGCCACCGTCGCATCTACACGGCGCACCAGCTGCGCGTATTCAGCACACTGAAAGGCGCGGCCCCCACCCAGCTAACGGTGCTGACGGAGGGCGGCACCGTGGGTTTCGACCGCCACCAACTCACCAACACGCTGCAACTGCGCTCCGGTGAGCAGGGCGTGCTGTTTCTGGTGCCGGCCACCTTCGCCGGCACGGCCGCCGAGGCCGGGGCGTGGGCCGTGTATGGCAGTGAGCAGGGTTTTCTGCCCTATGACCTGGCCACGGCTACAGTCGCCGACCTGTTTCAGCCGCTGGGGACTATTAACGAGGCCTTCTATCAGCGGCTGACGGCTGCTACAGGGCAGACCCGGCAGGCGGTGCAGCCCAACGCCGCCCTGGCCGCCGCCCGGCAGCGGCTGGCAGCGCCCGTAGTGGCGCGTGGGCAGGCCCCGGTAGTCAGCAGCCTGAGCCCCACCACGCTGCCGGCCGGAACGGGCGCGGTCCTCACGCTGACCGGCTCGGGGTTTGGCGCGACCCGAGGAGCCGGTTTCGTGGAGTTTCGTAATGCCGACAATGGCGGCACCTCACTGGTGAAGCCTCAGGATGCCGACTACGTCAGCTGGACCGATATGCGCATTGTGGTGCGGGTGCCGGCCCTGGGCCAGCCCGCCGCCCCGGCCGGCAGCGGCCCGGTGCGCGTCACGACCAACGACCAGCTGCAGGCCACCAGCGCCGCCTCGCTTACGGTGCCTTACGCCGTGAGCAACGTGCTGAGCACGCCCGGCAACCAGCTGGTGCGGCCTAACCATATCAGCCAGAACGGCCGCGGCGGCTACAGCTTCCGGTTTGAAACGGCCTTTGCCGCCAACACCGCTGCCGCCGCCGCCTGGAACCGGGCCCTTGCCACCTGGCGCTGCCAGACCGGCATCAACTGGGACACAGACGCGCCGCTGCGCACCAGCCGCGGAGCCGCCGAAGACGGCGAGAACAGCATCGGCTTCGACCAGGGCGGCGAGCTACCGGCGAACGTGCTGGGCCGCACCACCAGCTACTACCGCGGCTGCTTCCGGCCCGACGGGCGGCTGGTGTTCTACGTGCAGGAAATCGATATGCAGTTCGATGACGCCACCAACTGGCAGTTCGGGCCCGCGCCGGCCGTGGGCCTGCAGCTGGATTTTGAGACGGTGGCGGTGCACGAGCTGGGGCACGCGCAGCAGCTTTCGCACGTGATTCTGCCGCGGGCCATCATGCATTTTGCCGTTGCGCGCGGCCAGAACACGCGCACGCTGGTCGCCGATGACATTGCGGGCGGAAGGCTGGTGCTGCGCACGCGCAGCTTTGCGGCGCAGGGCTGCGGCCCGGCGCCTATGCTGCCGGCGCCGCTCACGGCCTTTTCGGCGGCGGCAGCTCCCACGGGTATCCTGCTGAACTGGGCCACCCGCGCCGAATGTTTTCTGAGCGGTTTTGAGGTGCAGCGAGCCCGAGGCACCGACACCACCACCTGGCAGACCTTGGCCGCCGTGCCCGCCTCGGCTGCCTACACCTACCTCGATGCGCAGCCCCAAACCGGCCTGGGCTACTACCGCCTGCGCCTGCGCCGCCCCGATGGCAGCTTCGATGCTACGGCCCCGGTGCTGGCTACCACCGATGCCGCCAGTGCCAGCCAACCCGCCGTGTTTCCGAACCCGACGGCGGGCCGGCCGCTACGGCTGCAATACCCGGCCACTACCACTGGGCGCGTGCGGGCCGAACTGTATGATGCCGTAGGTCGGCGGGTTGCCACCACGTTTCTGGAGTATCAGCCCGGCCTCAACCTGCTGCCGGTGCCTACCGAAAGCCTGAAAGCCGGCTGGTACGTGCTGCGCTACCTCGATACCGACGGCCGCACCGGCGCGCTGCCGTTTGTGCAGACCGGCGAGTAGCGGCCAGCTTCAGCGGATGGGCAGCGTGAGGGCCACCGTGCCCGGCCCTATCTGCAGCCCACTCAGCAGCGGATATAGGCTCCGGGAGGCGTGGCGATGGTGGGCCGCAAACATCAGCCCATCGAATGCCAGCAGAAAGCCGCCCTGCAGCAGCAACGACTGGCCGTAGCCGCGCAGCTGCTGCTGGCGGCGCACGGTGGGGCGGGAGGCGGCCCGCTCCCGCAGATACAGACCCGTCGCCAGGTAGGCCACGTCGAGGCCGGCGTTGAAGAGGTACAGGTTTTCGGTGCGTAGCTGGGTGCGAACCAGCGTGGGCCGATCGGTGGCGGCGGCGGGCGGGCGGCGCGTGGCCCACAGCGAGGTGCCAGCCAGCGCTAGGTTTACCACGCCCCAGCCCACGTTCATCTGATGGAAGTATTTCTCGCGGCCTTCAGTGGCGAAGTAGCGGGCCCCGCTCACGCCCACATTGCCCAAAGCCCAGCCTCCCAGCACCAGCATGCCGTGCTGGTCCAGCAAGGTGCGTTGGGCCTGAAACTCGGTGGCAGGAGAAGGGAGCTGCTGCGCCGCCAGCCCATTAGCAGCCAGCAGACATAACGCAAGAGAGGACAGGCGGCGCAGCATAAGAGAATGAGTTGGTAGCGACGATTACCGCTCCAGCAGCATCGCCCCGAAGGAATAGCCGCCTCCGAATACCGTGATAATAACCCGGTTGCCAGGCTGCAGGAGCGGCCAGGTGTCGCCGAGGCCGATGGCGGCGCCGGCGCAACCCGTATTGCCCAGGTGTTCAATGTTGGACACGGCCCGCTCGGGCGGCAAACCCAACTGCTGCAGCACGTTTTTGGTGATGCGCAGGTTGGCTTGGTGCGGAATCAGGTAGTCGAGGCTGTCGAGGCCCAGGTGCTGGCGCTCTAGCAGCTGGCGGGTCACGCGGGCCATGTACTGGCAGGCGTAGGTGAAAACGTCGCGGCCGTGGGGCATCACAATGCCGCGCTCCACGGGCTTCAGCGTTACGGCTTCGTCGGCCTTGCCGGCCACGGCGGCGCCACCGGTCAGCACTTCTACCACACGCAGGTCGGTAGGAGCGAGGCGCTCTTTGGTGAGCAGCAGGGCTGAGGCGCCGTCGCCCCAGAGGTGGCCGGCCACGGTGTCGCTCTCGTTGTTGTAGGCGGTGTTGTGCTCGCTCACTACCACCACGGCGCGGCTGGCCTTGCCCATGGCGAAGTAGCCTTCCACAATCTCAATGGCGTTGAGCAGCGACGAGCACGCCGACGAAATGCTCACCACCGGAATGTCGTTGATACCCAGGTCGCGCTGCACGGCGTGGGCCAGCGTGTAGATGGTGTCGTGCGGGGTGTAGGTGGCGCCCACGATGAGGTTGAGGTCGGCTACCGGAAAGGCCGGGGCCTGAGCCAGCACGCGGCGGGTGGCCTCAATGGCCATGGTGTTGGTGTTTTCGCCGGGGCCGGCCTTGCGCCGTTCCCGAATGCCGGTGCGCTCAATGATCCAGTCGGCAGAGAGGCCGTTGAGATTGGTAAAATGCTCGTTGGTAACGACTTGCTCCGGCAGATAGGATGCCACCTGGTGAATGTACACGGAAGGAAAGCGAATGAGTTGGCCTTAAAAATACGGCAATGTACGCTGAGCAGCCACGGCTGGCCGTCAAATTAGCCGCTGTGGCCCGTACTTTGCACGGAGCTTGCGCATTCCAACGCCCACAGAACAGGCTCCGTTCGTTCCGCTTCGTTACAAGATTATGCTATTTCGCTTTCGTCGTCGCTGCCTGCTGCCCCTGCTGGGGGCAATTCTGCTAGCTGCCAGTCCGGTTGCTGCCCAGAAGTACCGCACGGCGGCCGGCCTGCGCCTCAGTCCCGGCCAATACGGCCTCACGGTGCAGCAAAAGTTTCTGCCCGGCGCTACCCTCGAAGGGCTGGCGCTGGCCGGCACCCGCGAGGTAAGCGCCACGGTGCTGGCCGAGCGACACTTCGGGATTCTGGGGCCCAGCCTCAACTACTACCTCGGGGCCGGCGGCCACGTTGGCAACCACAAGGATACCGGCACGTTCGGGGGCGTTGATGGCATCGTGGGCGTAGAGTACAAAGTGGCCCTGACGCGTTTGGTTATCTCTGCCGATTTCAAGCCCAGCATCGAGTTCGGCTCCGACGACTGGGCCCGCTTTCCCACGGCCTTCTCCGTGCGCTACATCCTGATCAAGGAGAAGAAAACCGGCCTGCTCGACGGCGTATTCGGCGGCGGTAAAGACAAGTCGAATGCCAAGGACAAGCCCCGCAACTCCGGCCGCCGCGGCCTGTTCGACTGGTAGCGGCGTAGCTGGAAGTAGTAGGGCGGTGGTCGTGCTGAGTTTGCTGACTTCCGGCTCCGCGCTAAAACAGAATCAGCCCGCCCAACGCTACCAGCATCAGGGCCAGGCTCAGCGTAAAGCCGTAGCTGCCGCCCAGGAGCAGGGATTTCAGCACCGTTTTCAGCCAGCTTTGCTGGTAGAAGTTGCGGAGTGCCACCACAAAATACACGGCCGGTATCAGCAGTACATAATCTTCGGCCCAGGCCATGAAGCTGAGCTTGCTGAGCAGCAGCGCCACCCCGAAATACACGAACAGAAAGCAGTGCACGTGCACCGTGAAGATGAGGTGGCTGATGTAGTGGCGGTGCTGCCGGAAGTACACGCCCTTGAGCAATAGCGCAGCCAGCGGCATAATCAGGAAAATGAGCAGCGACAGGCCGCGCAGGATCTGGTGCATGGCCTCGGCACTCGTGACGTGGTGCCAGCGTACGGTCCGCTTCACGCCCAGCCGGTTCCAGAAACCGGGCGTGGCGCCCTTGCTGCGCAGCACGGAATCTACCTGCGCCTGCGTGATGTCCTCGGGCAGCTTCGCCACCTCTTCTTCCTTGATTTTCACGCCCATCACCGAAACGTTGAAGCCGGTATCGGCATTCCCGGGGGCGGCCGAATCCGGACGGGCGGTGCCGGGCAAGTAGGCCAGTACCGGTTGCCGGCCGGCTCGCAGGCGCTGGCGCACCGAATCGGCGAGGAGGCGCCGCAGACTGTCGCGGCGGGCGGGCGTGGGGGCCTGCGCTATGGCTTGCAGTAGTTGCTGCTCCTGCTGCCGGGCAGAGTCGTTGGCGCTTTCCGTGAGGTTGGCGGCCCGCCGGGCGAACAGCTGCATCGGCCGCTCCTGGCCGTGCTCGGGCTTGGTAGCCGACGAAAGGAGCAGGAAGAACACGAAGCTCAGAAACACATAAAGCCGCACCGGCGGCACGTAGGGCATGCGCCGGCCTTCCAGAAACTGCCGCGTGAGCACGCCTGGCCGGAACAGCAACAGGCCTGCCGTGCGAAACACTTTGCCATCGAAGTGGAAAAGGCCTTCCAGGGTTTCCTCTACTAGGTGGCCGAAGGAGATATTGACCTCATGGTTTTGCTGGCCGCAGCGCGGGCAGAACTCCGCCGGAGCGTCGGGCGGAAACGAGTAGCCGCAGTTTGCGCAGGCAGGTAGATGAGTAGCGTGGTGCGCCATTGGAGGATGAAGGGGCTGCACCGAAGCCGAAAACGGTGCGTCGGCGCAAGTAAGCATTTTCCGGCCTGCACATCCAAGGCGTGTAGGAAGGCTATGCGGCGGCGGCGGCCCGAACTGCCTAGAGGCGCGCGCAAATTTGTGGCGGCCGTGTTGCCTACTACCAGTTGCGTGAGCATTCGCCCCAACAGAGGGCCACCAACACAAAGTTTGTACGGCGAGTATTACCAAGGATATTTCGGGGACGATCCGGCGTACTTCACCGCCAACCGGCCCGGGCTGGTGCGCCTGAAAAGCCACCTTAACTTCGACACCGATGCCAGCTGGGGCGACCTGACTGCTGTGGGCAAGTAATGCCGGCCAGTTTTTTCTGCTCGGAGGGCAGCGGCCGGCCCCTGAGCGTGCGGGCGCCAGCCCGGCAGGTGAGCCTGCTGGTTGCCTCCAACCCCAGCAAAGGCACTTTCGGCATCCTCATCAAGTAGCAGCAGCCCGGCAAGGGCATCCTGCAACTGCTGGATATACACGGCCGCCTCTGCTACCAGACTGACCTGCCGAGTGCCGCCGAGCAGCAAGTGCAACTACAGCTGCCCAACCTGGCAACCGGCGTTTATCTGCTGCGTCTCACCACTGAAAGCGGCACCGCCACGCACAAAGTAGTGGTGGAATGACGGACTGGCACAGCCAGAAAAACAGGCGGGGCCGACGACCGGGTAACGGGGGAATATTCCCGCGCACCGGTTGTCGGCCCCGCCTGTTTTTCCGGGTTGGTCCGCTACTCCTTGCGCACCCGGCCGGAGCCGGCAATCTTGCTGCTGACGGTGGCGCCGCCCCGCACGTACACGTCGCCGGAGCCGGCAATGCTGGCTTCCAGCGTGCGGCTGGCGTAGAGGCGGCCGGTGCCGGAGCCGCTGATGCGGATGGCGCTGGCTTCGGTGCGCAGCTCGGAGGCGCGCACGTTGCCGGAGCCGCTGATGCGGGCCTCATGCTGCGGGCAGAGGCCGGCCACCAGTATTTCGCCCGAGCCCGACACCGCCGATTTCAACTCGCTGGCTGTGAGCTGGGGCAGCAGAATTCTGCCCGAGCCGCTGACCGCCAACGACAGCCGGGAAACCTTCACGGCCTCTTCGGCTTTGATCTGGCCGGAACCGCTCACGCCCAGCTCTGCAATGTCGGGCATGGTCACGTAGACCGTCACCGGGCCTTCGAGGTTGTCGCTCGACCACATTTTGCCGGTTTGCTGCTTGGTGCTGATGCGCAGGCGGCCGCCTTCCACCACGGTTTCGATGCGGGCCAGATCGGCGGTGGCAGCTTCCACTTCCACGCGCTGCGGGCTGCCCTGCCGCAACACCACTTTGGCCGAATTAGACAAACCCAGTTGGGTGAAGGCGGCCACCGCACGCACTTCGCGGCCGGGGGCGGCCAGTAGCAGCGCCGGCAGCACCAGCGCCAGCAGCATCGTCAGGGAAAAGTAACGGAAGGTTTTCATAAGCGCACGAGGCTGAAAGTGAAACATCTGGCCGGAAAGATGGATGGCGCATCGCAACGGTTGCCTGGAGCCGTGCGGGCGTTGAAAAATAATTAGTGACCCGGCGGATAGGGGCGGGCCGGTGTGTCGTGCGGGCCATGGTGGCGGGCCGGTGTGCCCGGCTGCTCGTGGCACTGCCATAAAAAAACACCGCTCTCCAGGCAGCCGGAGGCGCTGTTTTTTGTGCAGCTTTGGGCAGCGGGCCGCGCTGCACCAACGCGCTGCCTGCCTGACCCAGCTATGCATCCGCACGAACAGCTTCTGCACCGCTTCTACCAGGCCTTCCAGCGCCGTGACCATGCCGCCATGGCCGCCTGCTACCACCCCCAAGCTACCTTCGAGGATGCTGCGTTTCAGTTGCAGGGCGCCGACGTTGGGAAGATGTGGCGCATGCTCTGTGAGCGGGGCAAAGACCTGCGCCTCGCCTATAACGACATCAGCGCCGACGACCAGCACGGGGCCGCCACCTGGGATGCCCGCTACACGTTCTCGCAGACCGGCCGGGCGGTGCACAACCATATCCGCGCCCGCTTTACGTTCCAGGATGGCCTCATCCTCACGCACCATGACGAGTTCAGCTTCTGGCGCTGGTCGAGGCAGGCGCTGGGGCCGGTGGGCTGGCTGCTGGGCTGGTCGGGGTTTCTGCAGAACAAGGTGCGCAAATCGGCCGCGCAGGGGCTGGCGTCGTACCGGCCGCAGCTGAGCCAGTAACCAGAACGTCATTCCGAGCGAAGGCGAAGCCGTAGTCGAGGAATCTCGCGTGCTGAGGTTGTAGTAGCATTATTTACTACACTAGCGAGATTCCTCGACTACGGCTTCGCCTTCGCTCGGAATGACGTTCTACTCTTTTTCTCTCAACTACCGCGCTTACCAAATCGTCACACGGGCGGAGTCGGGGCGGTAGAGCTTGTCGGTGGGCTTCACGTTGAAGGCCTCGTAGAAAGCCGGCACGTCGGCGAAGGGGCCGTTGACGCGGTAGCTGGCCGGTGAGTGCACATCGGTGAGGATGCGCTGGGCTAGTACTTCGTCGCGCTGGTGGTTCTGCCAGCCCAAGGCGTAGCCCAGGAAGTAGCGCTGCGTGGGCGTCAGGCCCCCGATTTTCTCGTTTTTCTTGTACTGCTCGGTTTTCTTGAAGGCATCGAAGGCAATGACGATGCCGCCCAGATCGGCAATGTTTTCGCCGGCCGTGGCTTTGCCGTTGATGTGCAGCGAGTCGAGCACTGTGTAGCCATTGAACTGGCGCACGATGCCGTTCACGCGCTGCTGGAAGGCGGCCCGGTCTTTCTTGCTCCACCAGTTGCGCAGGTTGCCGTTCTCATCGAACTGGCTGCCCTCGTCGTCGAAGCCGTGGGTCAGCTCGTGGCCGATGGTGCTGGCTCCCGCGTAGCCGTAGATGATGGCGTCGTCGGCGTCGGCGTCCTTGAGGCCGGGCACCGCGAAGATGGCGGCCGGCAACACGATTTCGTTGTTGCTGGGGTTGTAGTAGGCGTTATAGGTCTGCGGCGTCATGCTCCACTCGGTGCGGTCGACGGGCTTGCCCAGCTTGCTGAGCTCGTAGCGGTAGCGCCACTGGTTGGCGCGCATCATGTTGGCCGCGTAGGAGTCGCGCTTGATGTCCAGGGCCGAGTAGTCGCGCCATTTGGCGGGGTAGCCCACCTTCGGGGTGATTTTGGTGAGCTTCACCAGGGCTTTCTGCTTGGTGGAGTCGCTCATCCAGTCCAGGGCCTGAATATGCTCGCGGAAGGAGGCCACCACGTTCGTGGTCAGCTTTTCGTAGCGGGCCTTGGTTTCGGGCGTGAAATACTCTTTCACAAACAGCTGGCCCAGGGCCTCGCCCATGGCGCTTTCCTCGTCGTCGAGCACGCGCTTCCAGCGGGGACGCTGCTCTTTGCGGCCCTGCAGCACGGTGCCGTAGAAGCGGAAGTTCTCGTTGTCGAAGGGCGCGCTCAGGCGCTCGGCGTAGGTGTGCAGCAGCTGCCATTGCAGGTAGGCGCGCCAGTCTTCCACGGGGGCCGTGCGCAGCAGGCGGGCGGCTTCGCGGTAGAACTCCGGCTGGCCCACAATCACCGTATCCACATTGGCCATGCCGGCCTGCGTGAACCAGGTTTTCCAGTCGAGGCCGGGCGTGAGCTGGTTGAGCTGGGCCAGGGTCATCTTGTTGTAGTTGGCGTACGGGTCGCGCAGGGCTTCCAGCTTGCGCGAGGCCCCAGCCAGGGCCGTTTCCAGCTTCACCACCTGGACGCTGTGGCGCTGGGCGGTGGCGGCGTCTTCGCCCATCAGCCCCAGCATCTTGGCCACGTGCGTGCCGTACTCTTTGCGGATGTTGGCGGTGCGGGCGTCCTTGTTGAAGTAGTAGTCGCGGTTGGGCAAGCCCAGGCCGGCCTGGTACAGATACAGCGCCATCTTCTCGCTGTTTTTAGCGTCCTGCGCCACGTAGGGGCCCACCAGCGCATTCACGTTCAGCGGAATCAGGCGGGCCATGGCGGCCTGCACATCGGCGGGCGTGCGCAGGGCGGCCAGGCGGTCCAGCTCGGCTTTGAGCGGCGCCAGGCCCTGCTGGTCGATGGCCACGGAGTCCATGCCGGTGGCCCAGAAGTCGCCGATTTTCTGCTGGGTGGTGCCGGCGGCGGCGTTGGCTTTGGCGGCTTCCTGGTTGAGGGCGCGCAGGCGGGCATACACCTCGTTCTGTACTTCCTTTCCAATGCCCCAGCTGCTTTCTGAGGCCGGAATGGGGTGCTGCTTCAGCCAGCCGCCGTTGGCGTACTGAAAGAAGTCGTCGCCGGGGCGCACGGTGGTGTCGAGGTTGGCTTGCAGCAGGTCGGGCTGGGCGCTGCCCGATTTGGTGCCGGAGTTGCAGCCGGCCAGGGCCAGCAGCAGGGCCGGGGCGGCCAGCCAGCGGCGCGAAGAGGAAAGGAGGGTCATGAATAACGAGGGTTGAAATCAATTGCGGACGCAACCTAACAGTTCTGCCAAAGACCTGTTAGGTTGCAGCTATGCCAACAAAATTTCTGCTGCTGCTCAACTTCGCGCTGGCCGCCTACCTCACGGGCCTCATCTGGACGGTGCAGCTCGTGCATTATCCCGGTTTCGCCTACGTGGCACCCGAGAAGTTCGCAGCCTTCCACCAGCACCACACCCGCAACATGAGCTTCGTGGTACTGGCGCCGATGGTGCTGGAGCTGGGGCTGGCCGCGTGGCTGGGCTGGCAGGGCCGCAGCGCGCTGGGCGCGGCCGGCTGGTGGGCGCTGGCGCTGGTACTGCTCATCTGGGCGGCCACGTTCTTCATCTCCGTACCATTCCACAACCGCCTCGCCGCCGACGGCTACAGCTACGTCACCATCGACGGGCTGGTGCGCACCAACTGGATCCGCACCGTGGCCTGGACCCTGCGCAGCGGCCTGCTGGGCTGGCTGCTCTGGAAAATATTGTAGCGCGAAGCCTTTGCTTCGCGTATCGTTGCATAGTGGGGCGGCGCGGGCGTCCCAGGGCTGAAGCCCTGGGCTAGTCAGCGGAACGGCCAACGGACCATAGAAGCCTTCCGAGTCGCAGGGCTGAAGCCCTGGGCTAGTCAGCGGAACAGCCAACGAACCATAGCGGCCCTCCGTAGCCCAGGGCTTCAGCCCTGGGGCACCCACGCCGCCCCAACAGCACACCAGTCATCAACTCATCAGCACCTCAACCCATGCTGCCTGCCGCCGCCGACTTCCTGCCCGAACTCCAGTTCCAGACCAGCCGCAGCAGCGGGCCCGGCGGGCAGAACGTGAACAAGGTGGAAAGCCGCGTGGAGCTGCGCTTCCGACTGCTGGAGTCGCAGCTGCTCACCGACGAGCAGAAGCAGACGCTGCAGCAGAAGCTGGCCTCCAAGCTCACGTTGGAGGGCGAGCTGCTGGTGGTGGCGCAGGAAGACCGCAGCCAGCTGCGCAACAAGGAAACCGCGCTGCAGAAGTTTCATGAGCTGCTAACCAAAGCCCTGCACAAGCCCAAAGCGCGCAAAGCCACCAAGCCCAGCAAAGGCGCCGTGCGCCAGCGCCTGGAGTCCAAGAAGAAGCACGGCGACAAGAAAACCAACCGCGGCCGGGTGGATTTTTAGTTGTCAGTTGCTAGTTGTCAGTTGTTAGTGCTTTTATAATTTGATCAGGTTGAGCACTGACAACTGACAACTGACAACTAAGCACTAACAACTAATCATCTCAGATCCAGCCTTTGCGCTTGAACCACACGTAAATCCCCACCGAAATAACCACCATCGACAGGATGGAAACCGGGTAGCCCAGTTTCCAGGTCAGCTCGGGCATGTAGTTGAAATTCATGCCGTAGATGCCGGCAATGAAGGTGAGGGGCAGGAAAAACGCCGAAAACACCGTCAGTACCCGCATGGCCTCGTTGGTGCGCTGCGACGAGAGCGAGAGGTACAGGTTCATGAGGTTGGTGGCGCCGCCGTCGAGCTGTTGGTACATGGTTTCCACCTTCACCTGCAGGTCCTGGGTGTCCTGCAGCAGCGTATCGTCCGTGACGGAGGTGGCAAGCTGCCGGCGCAGCATCGTCAGGATGTCGCGCGTGAGGA from Hymenobacter canadensis harbors:
- a CDS encoding M13 family metallopeptidase translates to MTLLSSSRRWLAAPALLLALAGCNSGTKSGSAQPDLLQANLDTTVRPGDDFFQYANGGWLKQHPIPASESSWGIGKEVQNEVYARLRALNQEAAKANAAAGTTQQKIGDFWATGMDSVAIDQQGLAPLKAELDRLAALRTPADVQAAMARLIPLNVNALVGPYVAQDAKNSEKMALYLYQAGLGLPNRDYYFNKDARTANIRKEYGTHVAKMLGLMGEDAATAQRHSVQVVKLETALAGASRKLEALRDPYANYNKMTLAQLNQLTPGLDWKTWFTQAGMANVDTVIVGQPEFYREAARLLRTAPVEDWRAYLQWQLLHTYAERLSAPFDNENFRFYGTVLQGRKEQRPRWKRVLDDEESAMGEALGQLFVKEYFTPETKARYEKLTTNVVASFREHIQALDWMSDSTKQKALVKLTKITPKVGYPAKWRDYSALDIKRDSYAANMMRANQWRYRYELSKLGKPVDRTEWSMTPQTYNAYYNPSNNEIVLPAAIFAVPGLKDADADDAIIYGYAGASTIGHELTHGFDDEGSQFDENGNLRNWWSKKDRAAFQQRVNGIVRQFNGYTVLDSLHINGKATAGENIADLGGIVIAFDAFKKTEQYKKNEKIGGLTPTQRYFLGYALGWQNHQRDEVLAQRILTDVHSPASYRVNGPFADVPAFYEAFNVKPTDKLYRPDSARVTIW
- the arfB gene encoding alternative ribosome rescue aminoacyl-tRNA hydrolase ArfB, giving the protein MLPAAADFLPELQFQTSRSSGPGGQNVNKVESRVELRFRLLESQLLTDEQKQTLQQKLASKLTLEGELLVVAQEDRSQLRNKETALQKFHELLTKALHKPKARKATKPSKGAVRQRLESKKKHGDKKTNRGRVDF